GCGGGGCTGGCTTCGTAGGGAGTGTCGGAGACCGAGTCACCGGGGGAGGAGCAGCCGTTCTGGAAGGTGTGGTAGAGGCCCAGGTAGTGGCCGACCTCGTGGGTGCCGGTGTCGCCCAGGTTGTAGGGCGCCGCGGAGCCGCCGGGCAGGGTGGAGTAGAGGAGCACGGTGCCATGCCAATAGCTGCTCTCGGAATAGGAGTTGGGGAAGTAGGCCCAGCCCAGAATGCCGCCGCTGGGCTTGCAGGTGTAAATGTTGAGGGTGGTCGCCGGGCTGATGTTGAGGGCTTGTTTCATCTGCCGCTCGCGGCTGCGGTTGTAGCAGCCGGTGAACCAGGAGTTGCTCTGAGTGCGGTCGATGCTGGCGAGGGTGAAGGAAAAGCCGGTGCCGGCGTAGGCGCTGTTGAGCACTGAAATCTGGGAGTTGATCCAGCTGGTGGGGATGTTGCCCTCGCCGCTGGAGGCGTGGACGACGTGGAAGGCCACCGGGATGTTGATGGCCACTTCGGGAGCGTAGCCGCCGAATTGGTCGAGCCAGGCGTCCACTTCGGTCTGGATCTTCGCCACCTCTTCCGCCGCTGGACTGGCCACGGCGCAGCGCTTGCCGCGGGTGATCTTGCCGTCCTC
The window above is part of the Acidobacteriota bacterium genome. Proteins encoded here:
- a CDS encoding zinc metalloprotease, coding for MRKMSLFSVSMLSLAALTAGAGPIAHQAQDGAQDIHFLDEDGKITRGKRCAVASPAAEEVAKIQTEVDAWLDQFGGYAPEVAINIPVAFHVVHASSGEGNIPTSWINSQISVLNSAYAGTGFSFTLASIDRTQSNSWFTGCYNRSRERQMKQALNISPATTLNIYTCKPSGGILGWAYFPNSYSESSYWHGTVLLYSTLPGGSAAPYNLGDTGTHEVGHYLGLYHTFQNGCSSPGDSVSDTPYEASPAFGCPVGRNTCSSAGLDPIYNFMDYTDDACMNQFTAGQTSRMQSMVALYKPSL